A single genomic interval of Streptomyces sp. BA2 harbors:
- a CDS encoding ABC transporter ATP-binding protein has protein sequence MTTTPELLAAEGLIVRRAGDGSVILPPTGLRAAAGQVVLITGASGSGKTTLLHALLDTLPPSLHRSAGTVRWQGTPVRQGRAARTWRRTRCGWLGQDPGAGLHPLWRVDRLIGENLTTDRDTRSSYVAEQLDLLDLPPETAARRAAELSGGQAQRVALARALATDPALLILDEPTSAMDPTTASLVTRAVAARRGSPHHCVLVVSHDESLFGELADTTLRVAATAGGLRRSEGGAGVLRGARCDRRSGDGVAEVALSDGEPLLEPAEISRSKRPMPRGGREAVPFRDGPPDEARRHPLLSVQHLRLATPDGSVLLEDGALELAAGSSTVVIGSSGAGKTTLLHALVGRRPAAGGTLVLHGTPVPGPTRHRSRDQLRAVQLVGQSAVDELNPAHRVDRAVARPLSVLHGLGRAAALFEARTLLVDVGLPPGSEARRPHRLSGGQRQRVVLARALAARPDVLLLDEPTASLDAGTARAVLDLLDRVRATGTAILTATHDPAVAARADDVLELREGRLVPIPHAAPLYAAPARPLTH, from the coding sequence ATGACGACAACTCCGGAGTTGCTCGCGGCGGAGGGGCTGATCGTGCGCCGGGCGGGGGACGGTTCTGTCATCCTGCCGCCGACCGGCCTGCGGGCCGCAGCGGGCCAGGTCGTGCTCATCACCGGCGCTTCGGGGTCGGGCAAGACGACGCTGCTGCACGCCCTCCTGGACACCTTGCCTCCGTCCCTTCACCGGTCGGCGGGGACCGTGCGCTGGCAGGGCACCCCCGTCAGGCAGGGCCGGGCCGCCCGCACATGGCGCCGCACGCGGTGCGGGTGGCTGGGCCAGGACCCCGGCGCGGGGCTCCATCCGCTGTGGCGGGTCGACCGCCTGATCGGCGAGAACCTCACGACCGACCGCGACACCAGATCCTCGTACGTCGCCGAACAGCTCGACCTCCTGGACCTGCCACCCGAGACAGCCGCGCGCCGCGCGGCCGAACTCTCCGGCGGCCAGGCCCAACGGGTGGCCCTGGCCCGCGCGTTGGCCACCGACCCCGCACTCCTGATCCTGGACGAGCCGACATCGGCCATGGATCCCACGACGGCGTCCCTGGTGACGCGGGCCGTCGCGGCCCGCCGTGGCTCACCGCACCACTGCGTGCTCGTGGTGAGTCACGACGAGTCCCTGTTCGGGGAACTGGCGGACACGACGCTGCGCGTCGCTGCGACCGCCGGTGGTCTGCGCCGCTCCGAGGGCGGCGCGGGGGTACTCCGGGGGGCGCGCTGCGACCGGCGATCGGGGGACGGCGTTGCTGAAGTGGCTCTCAGCGATGGGGAGCCGTTGCTGGAGCCCGCGGAGATTTCGCGCTCAAAGCGGCCGATGCCTCGGGGCGGCCGGGAGGCCGTGCCGTTCCGCGACGGTCCGCCGGATGAGGCCCGGCGCCATCCCCTCCTCTCGGTACAACACCTCCGCCTGGCCACTCCCGACGGGAGCGTGCTCCTGGAGGACGGGGCGTTGGAGCTGGCAGCCGGGAGTTCCACCGTCGTGATCGGCAGTTCGGGGGCCGGCAAGACGACACTTCTGCACGCGCTTGTCGGGCGGCGGCCCGCAGCGGGCGGGACGTTGGTGCTGCACGGCACGCCGGTGCCGGGACCCACCCGGCACCGCAGCCGCGATCAACTGCGCGCCGTGCAGCTTGTCGGGCAGAGCGCCGTCGACGAACTCAACCCGGCCCACCGCGTGGACCGGGCCGTGGCCAGGCCGCTGTCCGTGCTCCACGGCCTGGGCCGGGCCGCCGCCCTCTTTGAGGCGCGGACTCTCCTCGTGGACGTCGGGTTGCCTCCCGGCTCCGAGGCGCGGCGCCCGCACCGGCTCTCCGGTGGTCAGCGGCAGCGCGTCGTCCTCGCCCGGGCCCTGGCCGCGCGCCCCGACGTACTGCTCCTCGACGAACCCACCGCATCCCTCGATGCCGGAACCGCCCGGGCCGTACTGGACCTGCTCGACCGGGTCCGTGCGACAGGCACCGCGATCCTGACCGCCACCCACGACCCGGCGGTCGCCGCCCGCGCGGACGACGTACTCGAACTGCGTGAGGGCCGCCTTGTCCCGATTCCACACGCCGCCCCCCTTTACGCCGCGCCCGCGCGCCCCCTCACCCACTGA
- a CDS encoding class I SAM-dependent methyltransferase encodes MPDDTTESTAATDQRRITELIADHPWVAHIRPGPDGVLLVTPRPSATAVLPTPGPLVREHLAHWAEVYEWVYETGEGRHADDLDLSGWRTSGTGEPLSAAHMRDWVDRTVELILAQRPRRLLELGCGTGLLAHRLHTRLDGYVGTDVTDVAVDRLRAAGLPRTAFVRAAAHEAESSAVRQAMEGVFGPGARPDCVLLNSVTQCFPNLLYLTAFLHHALAAVEDGGTVIIGDIRHSALLEDHFGRMERARDPEASDADITARVAAAVAADGELSFAPEAVREILAAHPRTVRMSVHARTMAEDSELTRYRYDLVLHVGPTAGAPDASEVRRLPWQGPGGEQLPAELRAALTSGPVVLHGIANALLTDAPDAVTPYDLRQVLTGMDAAVLLDPADPRMLAVAAPAHCATAAAHPPADALAGRLAHEPLPAFVRRRLPEVLRDHIRRTAPGTVPPRIVVDEASEASG; translated from the coding sequence ATGCCCGATGACACGACCGAATCGACAGCCGCCACCGATCAGCGGAGGATCACCGAACTCATCGCCGACCACCCCTGGGTGGCCCACATACGCCCCGGCCCTGATGGAGTCCTGCTTGTCACGCCCCGTCCGAGCGCGACAGCCGTCCTCCCGACCCCTGGCCCCCTGGTGCGCGAGCACCTGGCGCACTGGGCCGAGGTGTACGAGTGGGTCTACGAGACCGGAGAAGGCCGGCATGCCGATGATCTCGATCTGTCCGGCTGGCGCACCTCCGGCACCGGGGAGCCCCTGTCCGCTGCTCACATGCGTGACTGGGTGGACCGTACGGTCGAACTCATCCTTGCCCAGCGGCCCCGCCGACTGCTGGAACTCGGCTGTGGGACCGGCTTGTTGGCCCACCGGCTGCACACCCGGCTCGATGGCTACGTCGGCACCGACGTGACCGACGTGGCGGTCGACCGGCTGCGCGCCGCCGGCCTGCCCCGCACCGCCTTCGTCCGTGCGGCAGCCCACGAGGCGGAGTCGTCCGCCGTGCGGCAGGCGATGGAAGGGGTGTTCGGCCCCGGCGCACGCCCCGACTGCGTTCTGCTGAACTCCGTCACCCAGTGCTTCCCCAACCTTCTGTATCTGACGGCATTCCTGCACCATGCCCTGGCCGCGGTGGAGGACGGCGGCACGGTGATCATCGGCGACATCCGCCACTCGGCGCTCCTCGAAGATCACTTCGGCCGGATGGAGAGGGCCCGCGACCCCGAGGCGTCCGACGCGGACATCACCGCGCGGGTCGCCGCGGCCGTGGCCGCTGACGGGGAACTCTCCTTCGCCCCCGAGGCCGTACGCGAGATCCTCGCTGCCCACCCGCGCACCGTCCGCATGAGCGTCCACGCCCGCACCATGGCGGAGGACTCGGAACTCACCCGCTACCGCTACGACCTCGTCCTGCACGTGGGCCCCACCGCAGGCGCCCCGGACGCGTCCGAGGTGCGCCGACTGCCGTGGCAGGGTCCCGGAGGCGAACAGCTCCCCGCCGAGCTGCGTGCGGCCCTCACTTCCGGCCCTGTTGTCCTGCACGGCATTGCCAACGCGCTCCTCACGGACGCCCCGGACGCCGTCACGCCCTACGACCTGCGGCAGGTGCTGACAGGTATGGACGCCGCCGTGCTGCTCGACCCCGCTGACCCCCGGATGCTCGCCGTCGCCGCACCGGCACACTGTGCCACCGCGGCAGCCCACCCTCCGGCAGACGCACTCGCCGGAAGACTGGCCCACGAGCCGCTGCCGGCGTTCGTGCGACGCCGGCTGCCGGAAGTCCTGCGCGACCACATCCGCCGCACGGCACCCGGCACCGTGCCGCCAAGAATCGTGGTGGACGAGGCGTCGGAGGCATCGGGATGA